One Alkalidesulfovibrio alkalitolerans DSM 16529 genomic region harbors:
- a CDS encoding J domain-containing protein yields MTLAECYRILQVEEGASLEIIKSSYRKLAFSLHPDLNPDDPEASRKFQRLNEAYVVLSKKPGAGESPPKGRTKGRARRKTTPGETKRADEAYAREAAREVFRKRGETEEQAPRQGSFSAGGATFEFRQEEVLRDILRDPFARKVFEDIYAQVRKGAAHGSATLKRRALELDLSGKKLRLDLSQGVLGSVKSWLRSQLDDEHTAHMNAASLLPGRTVRLKIHLGLSGEEKQVEVTLPADFVPGKPIRLKGLGRRIGPFKGDLFLKLLPK; encoded by the coding sequence ATGACCCTCGCCGAATGCTACCGCATCCTCCAGGTGGAGGAAGGGGCATCCCTGGAGATCATCAAATCGAGCTACCGCAAGCTCGCCTTCAGCCTGCACCCGGACCTCAATCCGGACGATCCCGAGGCCTCGCGCAAGTTCCAGCGGCTGAACGAGGCCTACGTCGTGCTCTCCAAAAAGCCCGGCGCGGGCGAGAGCCCTCCCAAAGGGCGCACGAAGGGCAGGGCCAGAAGAAAAACCACCCCGGGCGAAACCAAGAGGGCGGACGAGGCCTATGCCCGCGAAGCGGCGCGAGAGGTCTTTCGCAAGCGGGGGGAAACCGAGGAGCAGGCCCCCAGGCAGGGCAGCTTCTCGGCCGGGGGCGCCACATTCGAATTCCGGCAGGAAGAGGTGCTGCGCGACATTCTTCGCGACCCCTTCGCGCGCAAGGTCTTCGAGGACATTTACGCCCAGGTACGCAAGGGCGCGGCGCACGGCTCCGCCACCCTCAAGCGACGCGCCCTGGAACTCGACCTCAGCGGCAAGAAACTGCGGCTCGACCTGTCGCAAGGAGTTTTGGGCAGCGTCAAATCGTGGCTGCGCAGCCAACTCGACGACGAACACACCGCCCACATGAACGCTGCAAGTCTCTTACCCGGTCGCACCGTGCGCCTGAAAATCCACCTGGGGCTTTCCGGTGAGGAGAAACAGGTCGAGGTTACGCTGCCCGCCGATTTCGTGCCCGGAAAGCCCATCCGCCTCAAGGGCCTCGGCCGCCGCATCGGCCCGTTCAAAGGAGATCTCTTTCTGAAACTCCTGCCGAAATAG
- a CDS encoding M24 family metallopeptidase encodes MFETLERMPLEEVLGRHERCRALLAVHAPRAGGLMAFTKTNIYWLSGTLVPGVFWLPLAGEPILFLRRGAERAALESPLANIVQFRSYRDIPGLAAEIGSPLSKIVAAEKGGLPWNLAESLQKNLTQTDFLPGDGVLARARGVKSHRELAIMRLAGARHDQALRVRVPELVRPGMNEREISHLVWQAFFELGHMGHMRMNSFGEEIFLGHVAAGDSGNYPSVFDGPLGLRGEHPALPFMGYRGKIWQRGEPLALDCGFSLEGYATDKTQVLWAGEAATIPEKAKRGHDFCMRIQAWLAENLKPGAIPSELYRHCMASAESEGLLEGFMALAPNTVKFVGHGIGLAIDGWPVIAEGFEEPLEENQVVAIEPKFGIPGLGMVGVENTFVVTPSGGECITGCDYDIICVP; translated from the coding sequence ATGTTCGAAACGTTGGAAAGAATGCCGCTTGAGGAAGTCCTGGGCCGCCACGAGCGCTGCCGCGCCCTGCTGGCCGTCCATGCCCCTCGCGCTGGCGGACTCATGGCCTTCACCAAGACCAACATCTACTGGCTCTCGGGCACACTCGTGCCCGGCGTGTTCTGGTTGCCTCTCGCAGGCGAGCCCATACTCTTCCTGCGGCGCGGGGCCGAGCGCGCGGCGCTGGAGTCGCCCTTGGCGAACATCGTCCAGTTCCGTTCCTACCGCGACATCCCCGGGCTTGCGGCCGAAATCGGCAGCCCGCTCTCGAAGATAGTTGCGGCCGAAAAGGGCGGACTGCCCTGGAACCTGGCCGAGTCGTTGCAGAAGAACCTGACGCAGACGGATTTTCTGCCCGGCGACGGCGTGCTGGCCCGCGCGCGTGGCGTGAAGAGCCATCGCGAGCTTGCCATCATGCGTTTAGCCGGGGCACGCCACGACCAGGCGCTTCGGGTCCGCGTGCCCGAGTTGGTGCGGCCCGGCATGAACGAGCGCGAGATCTCGCACCTCGTCTGGCAGGCCTTTTTCGAGCTCGGCCACATGGGCCACATGCGCATGAACTCCTTCGGCGAGGAGATTTTCCTTGGCCACGTGGCGGCCGGGGATTCGGGCAACTACCCGAGCGTCTTCGACGGTCCGCTGGGGCTTCGCGGCGAGCACCCGGCCCTGCCCTTCATGGGCTATCGCGGCAAGATATGGCAAAGGGGCGAGCCGCTGGCGCTGGATTGCGGCTTCTCGCTGGAAGGCTACGCCACGGACAAGACCCAGGTACTGTGGGCCGGGGAGGCCGCCACGATTCCCGAGAAGGCGAAGCGCGGCCACGACTTCTGCATGCGGATACAGGCTTGGCTGGCCGAGAACCTGAAGCCCGGCGCGATCCCGTCCGAACTGTACCGCCACTGCATGGCTAGCGCCGAAAGCGAGGGGCTTTTGGAAGGGTTCATGGCCCTTGCGCCCAATACCGTGAAGTTCGTGGGCCATGGCATCGGCCTGGCCATCGACGGCTGGCCGGTCATCGCCGAGGGCTTCGAGGAGCCCCTGGAAGAGAATCAGGTGGTGGCCATCGAGCCCAAGTTCGGCATTCCCGGACTCGGCATGGTGGGCGTGGAGAATACCTTCGTGGTCACGCCAAGCGGCGGCGAGTGCATCACCGGCTGCGACTACGACATCATCTGCGTTCCGTAA
- the glmS gene encoding glutamine--fructose-6-phosphate transaminase (isomerizing) — translation MCGIIGYCGHRPAVPVCMEGLKRLEYRGYDSAGVAFVRQGEIAVIKAPGKLSALEEALEHAGNVMNATTALAHTRWATHGAPTTGNAHPHLDAGRSIAMVHNGIIENFAELKQELLAEGLTFESDTDTEVLTKLVGWCRARTGSMREALSMALSRAEGAYAVVLLCKDRPGRLWAARKQSPLVLGLGVGENFLASDVPAFLPYTREVVFIDDGEMVIIDADRHEILDAATLAPREKTPQTITWDVQAAQKGGYKHFMLKEIFEQPKVIRDCLAGRIDHASGAVRLPEIEALPVPGRLVIVACGTSSYAGLWGKQIIEKLARVPVDVCIASEFRYADPILAPGDQVLVVSQSGETADTLAGLRLARERGVPVIGLCNVVGSSVDREADFVLHTQAGPEISVASTKAMCSQMVMLLLLALRYADAKGLLSREDRAACIEGVQAMPKLLDDHLPFMRDTAQRLARTYSEATSFLYLGRGPAWPLALEGALKLKEISYIHAEGYPAGEMKHGPIALIDPKFPTFAIALADELFGKVKSNLIEVQARGGRIIALTNPGLDLEVDHPWVLPQVFWPLAGFTALPALQLFAYEIADYLGKDVDQPRNLAKSVTVE, via the coding sequence ATGTGCGGCATTATCGGCTATTGCGGCCATCGTCCGGCCGTTCCCGTGTGCATGGAAGGCCTGAAGCGCCTCGAATACCGTGGCTACGACTCGGCTGGCGTGGCCTTTGTGCGTCAGGGCGAGATCGCCGTGATCAAGGCGCCGGGCAAGCTCTCGGCCCTGGAAGAGGCGCTTGAGCACGCGGGCAACGTGATGAACGCCACCACGGCCCTGGCCCACACCCGCTGGGCCACGCACGGCGCGCCCACGACCGGCAACGCCCACCCGCACCTGGACGCCGGGCGCTCCATCGCCATGGTCCACAACGGGATCATCGAGAACTTCGCCGAGCTCAAGCAGGAGCTTCTGGCCGAGGGGCTGACGTTCGAGTCGGACACCGACACCGAGGTTCTGACCAAGCTCGTGGGCTGGTGCCGCGCCCGGACAGGCTCCATGCGCGAGGCCCTGTCCATGGCCCTTTCGCGCGCCGAAGGAGCCTACGCCGTGGTGCTGCTCTGCAAGGACCGGCCCGGCAGGCTCTGGGCCGCGCGCAAGCAAAGCCCGCTCGTGCTCGGGCTTGGCGTGGGCGAGAACTTCCTGGCCTCGGACGTGCCCGCGTTTTTGCCCTACACGCGCGAGGTGGTCTTCATCGACGACGGCGAGATGGTGATCATCGACGCCGACCGCCACGAGATCCTGGACGCCGCGACCCTCGCGCCCAGGGAGAAGACGCCCCAGACCATCACCTGGGACGTGCAGGCCGCGCAAAAGGGCGGCTACAAGCACTTCATGCTCAAGGAAATCTTCGAGCAGCCAAAGGTCATCCGCGACTGCCTGGCGGGCCGCATCGACCATGCCTCCGGCGCGGTGCGCCTGCCCGAGATCGAGGCCCTGCCCGTGCCCGGCAGGCTGGTCATCGTGGCCTGCGGCACCTCGTCCTATGCGGGGCTTTGGGGCAAGCAGATCATCGAGAAGCTGGCCCGCGTGCCCGTGGACGTGTGCATCGCCTCGGAGTTCCGCTACGCCGATCCGATCCTTGCGCCCGGCGACCAGGTGCTGGTCGTCTCGCAATCGGGCGAGACGGCCGACACCCTGGCCGGGCTGCGGCTGGCCAGGGAGCGCGGCGTGCCCGTGATCGGCCTGTGCAACGTGGTGGGCTCGTCCGTGGACCGCGAGGCGGACTTCGTGCTGCACACCCAGGCGGGCCCGGAGATCAGCGTGGCCTCGACCAAAGCCATGTGTTCGCAGATGGTCATGCTGCTCCTGCTGGCCCTGCGCTACGCCGACGCCAAGGGCCTGCTCTCCAGGGAGGACCGCGCGGCCTGCATCGAGGGCGTCCAGGCCATGCCAAAGCTCCTGGACGACCACCTGCCCTTCATGCGCGACACGGCGCAGCGGCTGGCGCGGACCTATTCCGAGGCCACGAGCTTTCTGTACCTTGGCCGCGGCCCGGCCTGGCCGCTGGCCCTGGAAGGCGCGCTCAAACTGAAGGAAATCAGCTATATCCACGCCGAGGGCTATCCGGCAGGCGAGATGAAGCACGGTCCCATCGCGCTCATCGACCCCAAGTTCCCGACCTTCGCCATCGCCCTGGCCGACGAATTGTTCGGCAAGGTCAAAAGCAACCTCATCGAGGTGCAGGCGCGCGGCGGCCGGATCATCGCCCTGACCAACCCCGGCCTGGACCTGGAGGTGGACCACCCGTGGGTGCTGCCGCAGGTCTTCTGGCCGCTCGCGGGCTTCACGGCGCTGCCCGCGCTGCAGCTCTTCGCCTACGAGATCGCCGACTACCTGGGCAAGGACGTGGACCAGCCCAGAAACCTCGCCAAGAGCGTGACCGTGGAGTAG
- a CDS encoding PEP-CTERM sorting domain-containing protein, whose product MRNKRMFISLLLAAVLALAIQGAAFAASILYIEYNDVYTEDSVAPGGATPWLTALFADQPAGGVLLTLAAPNLLSGEFVANWYFNFNPEKDLEALVFTHVDGVMPITSKDFTSEDALIAGMGLRMDVNVPYPNPPSKRFADDMLSKILITGLSDLTADDFNFRIEKHDALFISVAHIRGTGEGNEFSAWVKGYDPPPPPAVPEPATLFLALSGLGAAALARKRGARRN is encoded by the coding sequence ATGCGCAATAAAAGAATGTTCATTTCATTGTTGCTGGCGGCTGTTTTGGCCTTGGCGATTCAGGGTGCGGCTTTTGCGGCATCCATTCTCTACATCGAGTACAATGACGTCTATACCGAGGATAGCGTGGCGCCAGGCGGGGCCACGCCTTGGCTCACGGCGCTCTTTGCCGATCAGCCCGCGGGTGGGGTGCTTCTGACCTTGGCCGCACCCAATCTGCTTTCCGGCGAATTCGTGGCCAACTGGTATTTCAACTTCAATCCCGAGAAGGATCTGGAGGCTTTGGTCTTCACGCATGTGGACGGCGTCATGCCGATCACGTCCAAGGATTTCACCAGTGAAGACGCCTTGATAGCGGGCATGGGGCTGCGCATGGACGTCAATGTCCCCTATCCCAATCCGCCCTCCAAACGCTTCGCGGACGACATGCTCTCGAAAATCCTCATCACCGGTCTGAGCGACCTGACTGCCGATGATTTTAACTTCAGAATCGAGAAGCATGATGCCTTGTTCATATCAGTGGCTCATATTCGCGGCACCGGAGAAGGAAACGAATTCAGCGCCTGGGTCAAGGGGTATGACCCACCCCCGCCTCCGGCGGTTCCCGAACCCGCGACCTTGTTCCTGGCTCTCTCCGGCCTGGGGGCGGCCGCGCTGGCCCGCAAGCGGGGCGCTCGTCGGAACTAA
- a CDS encoding CoA-binding protein, whose protein sequence is MFAPKDTELTALFTSVKTIAVVGANDRPGRPVDMVGRYLINAGFTILPVHPKRQEVWGIQAYQSLADLPVPADLVNLFRASEHCAAHAREVLALPVKPRCFWMQVGVFSLEARALLEPADILVVENLCTKIEHNRLFG, encoded by the coding sequence ATGTTTGCGCCAAAGGATACCGAGCTAACCGCCCTCTTCACATCCGTCAAGACGATAGCCGTGGTCGGGGCCAACGACCGTCCGGGACGCCCCGTGGACATGGTGGGGCGCTACCTCATAAACGCCGGATTCACGATCCTGCCTGTGCACCCCAAACGGCAGGAGGTCTGGGGCATTCAGGCCTATCAGAGCCTGGCCGATCTGCCCGTGCCTGCCGATCTCGTGAACCTCTTCAGGGCCTCGGAACATTGTGCGGCCCATGCGCGCGAGGTCCTCGCCCTGCCCGTCAAGCCGCGCTGCTTCTGGATGCAGGTTGGGGTGTTCAGCCTCGAGGCACGGGCCCTGCTTGAACCGGCAGACATACTGGTGGTCGAGAACCTGTGCACCAAGATCGAACACAACCGGTTGTTCGGATAA
- a CDS encoding YkgJ family cysteine cluster protein produces the protein MATPSDIFDCRRCGHCCHGSGGIVLRPRDTRRLAAHFAVEADAFLVRYAETKSGRNRLRVRDDGYCIFFDSTLPGCGVHPARPDVCRAWPFFAGNLYDAESFVMAAEDCRGIDPDPGHEAFRRVGIAYLRDHDLVTPEDGEDMPGALKIEILGDEA, from the coding sequence ATGGCCACGCCTTCCGATATCTTCGACTGCAGACGCTGCGGGCACTGCTGCCACGGCAGCGGCGGGATCGTCCTCAGGCCGCGCGACACGCGCCGTCTGGCCGCGCACTTCGCCGTCGAGGCGGACGCCTTCCTGGTCCGCTACGCCGAGACCAAATCCGGACGCAACAGGCTGCGTGTGCGTGACGACGGCTACTGCATCTTCTTCGACTCCACCCTGCCCGGCTGCGGCGTGCACCCCGCCCGCCCCGACGTCTGCCGCGCCTGGCCGTTCTTCGCGGGCAATCTCTACGACGCCGAAAGCTTCGTCATGGCCGCCGAGGACTGCCGGGGCATCGACCCTGACCCCGGCCATGAGGCGTTCAGGCGCGTTGGCATAGCCTACCTGCGCGACCACGACTTGGTCACGCCGGAAGACGGCGAGGACATGCCCGGGGCGCTGAAAATCGAAATCCTCGGAGACGAGGCATGA
- a CDS encoding metal-dependent hydrolase, with protein MPGYRAHVFGGTLIAGGALGLLAWAGLYAASLEYALVLVCIAALAALFPDVDTDSKGQHLFYGVLFVIDLGLIVTERYFWAALLGLFAMLPAIGRHRGWTHTWWAMLLVPLPLLLLPAYVFGAQWQAFAPYYLAAVTGYGSHLLLDGFFKG; from the coding sequence GTGCCCGGCTACAGGGCGCATGTCTTCGGTGGGACGCTCATCGCGGGCGGGGCGCTCGGCCTGCTCGCCTGGGCCGGGCTGTATGCCGCCTCCCTGGAATACGCCCTGGTGCTCGTCTGCATCGCGGCCCTGGCCGCGCTCTTCCCCGACGTGGACACCGATTCCAAGGGGCAGCATCTTTTCTATGGCGTGCTTTTCGTCATCGACCTTGGGCTCATCGTCACGGAGCGCTACTTCTGGGCCGCTCTGCTCGGACTGTTCGCCATGCTCCCGGCCATCGGACGGCACAGGGGCTGGACCCATACCTGGTGGGCCATGCTCCTCGTGCCGTTGCCGCTTCTTCTGTTGCCTGCCTACGTCTTTGGAGCGCAATGGCAGGCTTTCGCTCCCTATTATCTCGCGGCCGTGACCGGCTACGGATCACACCTGCTTCTGGATGGCTTTTTCAAGGGGTAG
- a CDS encoding protein-disulfide reductase DsbD family protein, with protein sequence MPFFVLFRLVSLSILACLATLAPTTAQAEDVSEPAYPVEMAARALAAPPDMSAHAPGLPSGTAQILEVLITPESGWYFYANDPGAMGQPTRLAAETGQTVLTVLYPPGREKLDPFGSGEMVRMYEGATRLFVLMPEGLTGDVSLRARLLLCSDVSCLPAEVSRRITLTDDVSSLPQAAAQAWWPDMAVARPDATRTEPAPASLAPSGGMQAAFSRENMAPRYHEPGLEVQGLFKAALLAVLAGFLLNLMPCVLPVASLKLKGLLSGCAIPGGEDDPVRCFRTFNFFFALGILSFFLFLAILLASLDLAWGQIFQSTTAVLAMAVLVFALSLSLFGVFTLPVVDLKAPVEGTQTRASAFFAGCLATLLATPCSGPFLGGVLAWTLAQPPLVIATVFVCIGLGMASPYLVMCIKPGIFFIFNLPGRWTLFVERVAGFFLAGTAVYLLTILPDWAMNRTLILLLATAFAAWMWGGWTSLSRPLWHRLATRGAALAIIVALFPWAANPPMPNVRWEAFDAPAFEEMLGKEPILADFTADWCPNCKFLEMTVLTEGNLARWHRRYGLRFVKVDLTREHPEAQALLAAMGSRSIPVVAVFPVGEKAFSPVVLRDLFTTPTLERVMERELTERR encoded by the coding sequence ATGCCGTTTTTCGTCCTTTTCCGCCTTGTCTCGCTCTCCATCCTGGCCTGCCTCGCAACTCTTGCACCCACGACGGCGCAAGCCGAAGACGTATCCGAGCCCGCCTATCCCGTGGAGATGGCCGCGCGGGCCTTGGCCGCGCCCCCCGACATGTCCGCCCATGCGCCCGGCCTGCCTTCCGGCACGGCCCAGATCCTCGAAGTGCTCATAACGCCTGAAAGCGGCTGGTATTTCTACGCCAACGATCCCGGCGCCATGGGTCAACCCACGCGCCTTGCGGCCGAAACCGGCCAGACCGTGCTTACAGTGCTCTATCCCCCTGGCCGGGAAAAACTCGACCCCTTCGGCTCGGGCGAGATGGTGCGCATGTACGAAGGCGCGACGCGGCTCTTCGTCCTCATGCCCGAGGGCCTCACCGGAGATGTATCGCTACGGGCCAGACTTCTGCTCTGCTCGGACGTAAGCTGCCTGCCCGCGGAAGTGAGCAGGCGGATCACCCTTACAGACGACGTCTCGTCCCTGCCCCAGGCCGCAGCCCAGGCATGGTGGCCCGACATGGCCGTGGCGCGCCCCGATGCGACACGAACCGAGCCCGCTCCCGCTTCGCTCGCGCCCTCCGGAGGGATGCAGGCGGCATTCTCCCGTGAAAACATGGCCCCCCGCTACCACGAGCCAGGGCTTGAGGTGCAGGGACTGTTCAAGGCCGCCCTGCTGGCCGTCCTGGCCGGATTCCTCCTGAACCTCATGCCGTGCGTGCTGCCCGTGGCGAGCCTGAAGCTCAAGGGCCTGCTCTCGGGCTGCGCCATTCCCGGCGGCGAGGACGACCCGGTGCGTTGCTTTCGCACCTTCAACTTCTTCTTCGCGCTGGGAATCCTGAGCTTCTTCCTCTTCCTGGCCATCCTGCTGGCCTCGCTGGACCTGGCCTGGGGCCAGATATTCCAGAGCACCACGGCGGTGCTGGCCATGGCCGTGCTCGTCTTCGCCCTCTCCCTGAGCCTGTTCGGCGTCTTCACACTGCCCGTGGTGGACCTGAAGGCCCCGGTGGAAGGCACGCAGACGCGCGCCTCGGCCTTTTTCGCGGGCTGCCTGGCCACGCTCCTGGCCACTCCGTGCTCAGGGCCGTTCCTGGGTGGCGTGCTGGCCTGGACCCTGGCCCAGCCGCCGCTGGTCATCGCCACGGTCTTCGTCTGCATCGGCCTGGGCATGGCCTCGCCCTATCTGGTGATGTGCATCAAGCCCGGCATCTTCTTCATCTTCAACCTGCCGGGCCGCTGGACCCTGTTCGTGGAGCGCGTGGCCGGATTCTTCCTGGCGGGCACGGCCGTCTATCTGCTGACCATCCTGCCCGACTGGGCCATGAACCGGACCCTGATCCTGCTCCTGGCCACGGCCTTCGCGGCCTGGATGTGGGGCGGCTGGACCTCGCTCTCGCGCCCCTTGTGGCACAGGCTCGCCACGCGCGGCGCGGCCTTGGCCATCATCGTGGCGCTCTTTCCCTGGGCCGCGAACCCGCCCATGCCCAACGTCCGCTGGGAGGCATTCGACGCCCCCGCCTTCGAGGAGATGCTCGGCAAGGAGCCGATCCTGGCCGATTTCACGGCCGACTGGTGCCCCAACTGCAAGTTCCTGGAGATGACGGTGCTCACGGAGGGCAATCTGGCACGCTGGCACAGGCGCTACGGTCTGCGCTTCGTGAAGGTGGACCTGACGCGCGAGCATCCCGAGGCCCAGGCCCTGCTCGCGGCCATGGGCAGCCGCAGCATCCCCGTGGTGGCGGTCTTTCCCGTGGGGGAGAAGGCGTTCTCGCCCGTGGTCCTGCGCGACCTCTTCACCACCCCCACCCTGGAGCGGGTGATGGAGCGCGAGCTTACGGAACGCAGATGA
- a CDS encoding helix-turn-helix domain-containing protein, protein MDDGEIKVVFGQSLQAFRRLNGITQAKLAELCTISEEYVSKLERGQCSPSFTVISRLARVLGVSPADLFDPSFAPASSHHQLDTAHMARRSWQDDAGAAIGMEQTFLREMHHRIKNHLHLVTCALATARLNPDCPCCKENIAKAQGALLAACHAHEAVHSMGTNGSVDASAYLQKLVNSIAPGLPCGVEASFRSLGCPLHLDWHQGTLLGMITAELLLNAAKHAFPNNGQGTIRVRLHGRARHGVLMVSDNGVGLDATRSSCDSLGLELVKTLAGRLGGRLVLKSAKGVRAICLFRSTTP, encoded by the coding sequence ATGGACGATGGGGAAATCAAGGTCGTGTTCGGACAAAGCCTACAGGCGTTTCGCAGGCTGAACGGAATAACGCAGGCAAAGCTTGCGGAGTTGTGCACCATTTCGGAGGAATATGTCAGCAAGCTCGAACGCGGCCAGTGCTCCCCTTCGTTCACGGTCATCAGCAGGCTGGCGCGGGTTCTCGGCGTTTCACCAGCGGATCTCTTCGACCCCAGCTTCGCCCCGGCCTCTTCGCACCATCAATTGGATACCGCGCACATGGCCAGACGTTCTTGGCAGGACGACGCGGGAGCGGCCATCGGCATGGAGCAGACGTTCCTGCGCGAGATGCACCACCGTATCAAGAACCACCTGCACCTTGTCACCTGCGCTCTCGCCACGGCACGGCTCAACCCGGACTGCCCCTGCTGCAAGGAGAACATCGCCAAGGCGCAAGGCGCGCTCCTTGCTGCTTGCCACGCCCATGAGGCGGTGCATTCCATGGGAACGAACGGCTCCGTGGACGCGTCGGCCTATCTCCAGAAACTCGTGAATTCGATTGCTCCCGGACTGCCTTGCGGTGTGGAAGCAAGTTTCCGCAGCCTGGGCTGCCCGCTTCACCTGGACTGGCACCAGGGAACGCTTTTGGGCATGATCACCGCCGAATTGCTTCTCAACGCCGCCAAGCATGCCTTTCCAAACAACGGCCAAGGAACGATCAGGGTCCGCCTGCACGGCAGAGCGCGTCACGGCGTGCTCATGGTCTCGGACAATGGGGTGGGGCTCGACGCGACGCGTAGTTCCTGCGATTCCCTGGGCCTTGAGCTCGTCAAGACCCTGGCTGGGCGTCTCGGCGGTCGGCTGGTCCTCAAATCGGCAAAGGGCGTTCGGGCGATCTGCTTGTTCCGCTCCACTACCCCTTGA